The genomic interval CCATTTGCTACATTCAACTAGCCTTTagcctcttttagcttttagctaaccccAGGCGACACATATCGGAGCGCCACGGATTCCTTGATGTTTCTAACTATTCCAAAACTATGCAGATGTAGCAAAACCTCTGGACTGAATGACTTAAAGATGGTGTCTTAGCGCTGGTTCGCAGCGAGCACACGACCGAGCAGACCTAGCAGAGCATTAGCAAACATGGCTGCTTTTCAGCTagtgtttagcttttagctgtttgttttcctgcttccagctgtcattttgtcacttttttgcttttaactagtgtttttttttcaagctttaagCTAGCCgcctcttttagctttaatgacTCAGATTCGGCCtctttagctgattttagccaagccgtttttttttgtttgttttttgtttttttttgcacattttgggCAGAAGaggctgtttttctttagttttagtcGAAGTTAAATGAAACGACCGAGGCCCAGAGTCACCGTTACTCtgctgcctttgcctttcagacACAGCCGACACAAAAGTGAcaggaagaaagagaaacaaacagtttgtcaCAGTGAGCTCAAGACTTTACCAGACAAAGTGCAAAGACACTGAACAACATCTGAGTGCGTCAGAAAGGAACTGGCTCACATTCGACCTTCATCGATCATCATCCTTATCTTCCACGTAATGCAGGTGGCGCTCACCTTTTTGCCCTGGCAGTTATTTCCGTAAATACTGGAGGGTTTTCATCTAAAGGCAGTGTACCTCGATCAAATGTGGGCAAACCGCTCCAGTGCCCGGAGACGCCGTGCCGAGTCGACTGATTTAGCCTGAGCTCTGTGAATCAGACCCTAAACTGCGCCTGCTGAACGCCGTGCGAACCCTTAGTGAGCCTGAGTCTCCTGCAGCTCAGCCCGAAGACAAACCGAGCAGCTGTTTAGCACCTCTAAAGCTCAACGATTAGCCCACTTCATCAACTCGTTAGGCGGTTTGTTTCCGTGCGCCTGCGGGAGTAAATCCCCCTAAACGAGCCACGTTCTGtccgttttctttctttctttctttttttcttatttaccCGCCGCAGGAAATGAGTGGTTTTCTCACCTGCCGATCGCTCTTCTCCACGCAGAGCCCAAATGACCGCCAAGAAGGAACCGGACAGCAAGTCCACCGACCCCGTCCCGGTGTCGACGGTCCGGCCGTTACCGGGGAGCGGCGAGAGCGGGAAGGCGGAGGACAGGATCCCCGCGTCTGCCGCCAAAACCGAGAGGTAAGAGCACACGGGGCCTCTGCCTTTTTACGCGTACAGAAACCCAAGCTACGGATTTTAAGAACACATAAGggctgctaatgatgagctgtTGCGTCTCAGCAGGGCTTCAGAGAGAGactctcctcttcatcatcgACGCGCGAGGAAGAAGACCGCGGGGCCCGTCCAGTGGAGGATGTCCAACCCTCCACACAGAGCTTCACCCGTGCTGGACGGGGCTGCTTGTTTACAGAAGTCCCGCTCTGCACAGAACCTGGCTGCAGACCGTAGGTTTTCACAGCGGATAGAAGCGTCCGGACTTCTGTTTGCTTCGATTTCGTCGGATAAATTAGTAAAACTTTCTGTCTCGTCGTTTTATTTCCAGCCTCTCGCTCCCCTGTGACCTCCACGGCCCACATCGGGTCACCCAACAGACCTCAGCAGCTCACCCTGACAAACGTCTCTCCCAGATCCTCCTTTAGCTTCTCGACCTCCTCCTCCGGGTCGCCGCGCTCCCCCCAGTCCCCCCCGCCGTGGGACAGCCCCAAGGCGAAGGCCCGCCACTCCTACATGAGCCCCACGGCGAGCTCCCTGGCCAAAAGCAGCCGGTCGTCCTCCTCGTCCCTGAGCGACGAGCCCCAGCCGGGGTCTCCGCCGCGCAGGGGGTCCCCGCCTCCCGTCAAGCTCCCCGCGCCGCCCTCCCGCATCCCGCTCCGGAGGCACCCCCTCTCCCCCCGGCGCAGCCTGGACCTGGACGTGAAGCCGAGCGTGACCTGCTGCGACTCCGCGCTGAGGGCCTCCGCCTCGGCAGCGGATGTCTGTCGGGAGGTGCCGCCTCCAGGTGAGACCGAGGAGGCGTGGCCTGAGATCACGGCCGAGCTTCAGtcattttatcattattttctaTTATCCCGCCGTCGTCAGCATCACTCTCTCCCTCTCTACCTTTTTGATCTTGCAGCGCCGGGTTCTCCGTCCATGAAGCAGAAAAGGCGCTCTGGTTCTGAAAGGTACacgtttttattctttcttcttATAGGTAGAAGCAGCTGTAAACATCTGGTCGTACAGCAGATGTGGCGTTACGGCAGCAGCTGACTTATACTCTCCTGCATTTATTTCCAGCATCAAAGAGGAAGGTCGGCTGGATAAAGAGCGCCCTCTGGTGCCTGAAGAGAACCAAACGCTGGACCCACAGCCAGGTTTGACCTCCCAGAACCTGATCAGAAGCTCCTGAtcggtcactcagtttgtcaCGCCGCCTGTGCGACTCCACGTGAACTTTGTTTGTCTAAACCGACCTTCcaccattttcattttcacgccaccctgtttgtttttaaatcatctcctGACGGTCGGGCAGTTTGATTGTCTGCGAGCttccaaaacatctcatgaaccggAGAACCTTTCAGGACCCAGAATCACCGGGTGCACGTCTTCAGCTGGTCAGCTTTTTCGAGTCGGTCCGATTCGAGATGGCCCCCACAGTTAACCGACCGCGGCTGACAGAAGCGTGGTGGCTCTGGCTCAGACGTTGGGTCTGAcgtttgctgtggtagtagctgagagtcgtgcACATCGTGGACTCCGACAGCTCACACGAGGTCTCCGTTCAGAACCTCGCTGTGTGAAGTGACGGGCAGCGTTCCCCAAACCCCGGGTTGTGGACCGGTACTGGTCTGtcggtcatttggtaccgggccgcacagaaagaataattaacttacagtatttccgtttttttattattttcagagtctgaactacatttattttaaaaactgaccaGGTTCTCTCCACTATATCTGTCTctgactccctcttgatgcgtATCAGAACGCTTATttaggtcacgtgatccgttaccgctaaaaacaaacccacaagcagcaaaatgagtaaaaaacaaacgtctctggaagccctagatgggaccgtctggttactgagaaacagactcagggctcccactgattcagcgttatggtgagttgtattctttgtggtgcatcttattttgaagggcgtgTTTTAACgtcgccatattgaccagagaacattagggggaggagaggatgttattcatgttgataacacagctaacaaagctgcgaggagtCGTTGGATTTATCTTTATTAGGGAGCCTGAACCACGTCCTGCATCCGTTTAGTCTCAGCTCGCTCACCAACTCCTCTCCGCTCAGCCGACACTcttggtggtttttttttggttcttcaTTTTGTTCTGCAGTTTTTCACCGTGTGTCCACTTCACTCAGTAACAGTGTGTGttatgatgtgtgtgtgtgtgtgcgtgtgtgtgtgcgcccaCAAGCTCTGGTTTGTACCTGACAGTCCTTCTCCGCGTCTCTCGCTGCAGATCTCTCAGTCACCTTGGAAACTTGCAGACGGACCATTACTGATCTTCACAGCAGTCTGAGGAAAACCATCCTTCTGTTTACTacggtcagtgtgtgtgtgtgtgtgtgtgtgtgtgtagttgaaagaaaaaacaaaacgactACAGGAAATACTTTGCATGAAAAGGTTAAAGAAGTGCCAAGTCTTGAAGGAAAGGAGATGAAAGATGGatttattggattttatttccatctttaaaagtaaagaaCTGAAAACTCAAAGTGGCCATCTTGTTTCCTCTGGAAGCGGCGCAGCTGACAGTTTTCACCTtttggttttacagattttcgctgtttttcagctcctgtatcactgaaacattttcagttttgagcTGATTTGTGTGTATTTAGATCTatcatcttttatcttttttaatagatttatttgctttttatctttttttttctactcattAAATGTTCCGCTCTCTAAAACTACGACACGTAATCAAACCACGGCCGTTAAACAGCCGAAGAGCTCCTCCTTTTTCCTTTAATGTTATGAATTCAGTTGTGACCTTAAAGAAAAACTacctggaaaataaaacccttctcctgtttttgtcaTCGCCTGTTTGAGTGAGTTGTGAAGCGGCCGCGTAGCTGATAAATGTGGACTCAGCTTCAGAGCTTTGAACCTTCGtttcttggtttgtttgtttgttttcatttcgaCCATCCTTGTTCCTTCGAAATACTCACAAAGACGTACCGAGCGGGGAAAAAAAGGGACGTAAAACTGAGACAAGAGGCTCATCTTTCAAATCCAGAACATTTACCTTTAAAGAGGAACAAGATTTAAACCtcacatagtttttttttaaaaatacattcaaggttttaaaagaaaaaaatcctaatctgagctgaaatcttaaaaattaaaaacatctttacttcacgaacaatgaatatcttacctgctgcagatgacCGCAGGCCAAAGTGGATCGTTGTCGTCCTCCACGGCTCGTATGAACGCCGTTTTTTGAACCCTCGCTGCGCCGTACGTTTCATTATTGCACAGTTATTCTAGCAGAAATGACGTGggcgctacagctagctgctgctgccacttgCACGTAAGTGAGATGGTTCAGCCGGCTGTTCGCATCATGTCAGATGTTTATTGTTCTCAGCTCCaaacctcctcctgctgctccgaAGGCCGAACATCAGTGAGTTCAGTTCaggttttactcattttatttgGTATAAGTTCtgaaaaagttcagctttttgACACGAAGGTGGAGCAAAACCTCTCTTATTACGATGGAAGCGCCGCTCTGTAATGTTTTAGTTCTGtcagctgatgatgatgatgatgatgagcgTTCTGTCTGTCTTCGCCTCCCGCCAGCTGATGAAGAGCGAGCAGCCGGCCCGTGAGGACCGGCAGCAGATGAGGACCGTCCTGTCCGAGGCCCTGTTCCTGGTGAGGACGGAGCTGGACTCGCTGCCCCTCGGCTCCTCCCGGGGCGAGGGGGACAAGACCCTGGCGCTGCTGGAGCAGTACGccgagctgctgctgaagtccGTGGAGAGGAGGCTCGACGCCAAGACCTGAGTAGGCGGCGGCGGCGAGGGAACGGGGCGCAGGTTTCCGAAACGACGCCTCCGCCGAGGTCTCGGTTCCGTTTGGGGAGACGAGATCTGACGCTCTTTTTTATGTCGCCTTAACGTTTCTTTAGCTGCGCTCCCATTTTACGGAAAAGATCTTACTCCTTCAGTGCCTTAAAGTGCAAACAGTTCACACAAAGAACGGGAGAAAAGGTGAAGTCTGAGGTCTGAGTGGGCACAGAGTGAAAGTTACAGAGCTTCACgagactttaaattaaataaaataaacctgcgGAGATCTCTCTGCTCTCCCAATCGtatttgaagttttatttaaaatgttggatCAAATAAATAAGAGTGAATTTGTCCCCGTGTTTCATGAGATTCgttgattaaaaacataaatcagctttatgttttgaagtggggttctgtggaaaggttacgaacccctaacatcttacctgctgtagacggCTCTCTGAacgagctcagtttggagaaaccgAGTCGATTTCTGATCGGACTGCCGtctaaaaacagcttcagtctaaAAGATTTATCGCAGTTCATGGGGAAAGACTTCatagttttattacaaaatttaaaacaaataaaaataatcggGATTCAAGAATCGCAGAGCTGGTTTACAAAGAAATAGTTATTTTCCCACTCGAGTCGTTTGAAGATGGCGGCCGCTTCGGTTTCAGTCGAGCTGAATGTTTCAAAGAGCCGTCTGCGACAcgtaagatgttaactgttcaGAGCATTTCTGTAAAACCCCACTCCAAAAAGATCTAAGCTGtcactttaatgtaaaaaaaaaagaaaagggcacCTCGTATGACTTAAAATCTTATCGCAGATCAGCTTTAGCTTGTTCCCCAGTCATGTGAAACGTGTGATCTAAGCTCTGAAGGACCAAAAAGCTTTGAATCGTCTGGCGCTCACATTCAGGCAGAGATGAGATGTTTTCGATTTGAAAAAAAGCTGTGCCTTTTTTAGTCGTTTTCATGTAATGATGTCAGTTTTGTCTGAATCCTGTTTGATTTCAGCGTctctaaaggaaaaaaaaaatcagtaatctttaaaaaaaaaaaaacaataaacggAGAAAAGACCGAACTCGAGTTCTCGCTCGTGATTTTATTGAAGAGCCTCTGCAGCCGACAGGGTGGGTCAGACCGTGTCGGCAGGTTTTAATTCTGTTAGTAGCGGTCTGAAACGTCTTCAGTCGGACAAATAAATACACGTTTCTGGTGACAAAGCAAAGCACCTTTACCTGGGCTGCGTCAAAGCTGCGTTAAAGACAGGCGGGCGGGTTTTAGTTCATGGAAGAAGGGCACACGTGCGCGTCGTTTCTCCTGCTGCGGAAGTGGCATCCCCCCCTTTAAGGAAGCGTCTCCACGTTGATGTAGGTGAGGATGACGTCGTTGAGGATGTTGATCCGGTCGATCTGGTTGAGCTCTCGGATCCGGTGCCGGAACTCGAACAGCGGGATGTTGTTGACCGCCACCCGGAAGGCCTCAGGGGTGCAGAGGACCTTCATCTGGGGGAGGAGGACAAAACCGTCAGCCTCGGTCATTCGTTGTGAACCGCCCAATCACGGAAAGGGAAAACTGGACgaaaaaaagtcccaaaacTGTGTCTAGATTACAGCTTTCtcttggggggaaaaaaaaagtccgaattgcaaacattttggaaaTTTAACAGAATAATACTGTGGCACCAAATGAAAGGGTTAGTTCAGGTTTGTTAAAGGGGGGTTCCGGGGAACGGTTACGAACAAATCAgcgtcttacctgctgtagatggagctcagtttggagaaatggagctTAAATCGGTCCGGATCGACGAGCTGACAGCGAAAACAACGACAGTGTTCCCCCAGAGGTTCATGTGAACACAGTAGACgagttcttgctttaaaacacctgatttaaataaatgacttgatGCTTTGGTGAGGGGGTGATTAAATACTTTGAATCAGGTGTCGGGGCAGGAAAACAGCCaaaacttttcagttcagctgtcGGCTCGTCGGTCCGGTCacatttaaactccatttctccagaCTCAGGTCGTCGAAAAACGCGCCCCTACGACAGGTAGGACGTTAACCGTTCGGGGCCTTTCCACTGAACCGGCGGTCAGGACGTGTGAGCGACATGAAACCCCCACTGACCTCCACTGGCATTCCTGCAGTAAAGCAGCTGTCTTATCTAGGAGCCGCCTGCACAAACATGAATCCGACCGTTTGCACCTTTTCCCCACGTTAGCCTGACGTTAACCATGAGAAAGTGAGCCGGCGTCAGTTATTTGCACCAAACATAAATTGTGGAATACTATTGGTTAGTGAGACGGTGACCTTTCACCTGTGCTGGAAGCTAAAATCCTTCGGGTAAATATTCCCTGAGGTATGTCTGACTCCCGTTCGCTCACCTCAAAGGGGCTCCCGAGGGCGAAGGGGAAGGGTCCCTTCAGGTCCCTCTCCTCGGGGCCCCAGCGCTCGCCCACCTTGTGGTTGCGGACCACCACCTGCTTCCCGCCTTCGCTGAAGCGGGGGTTGATGTGGAAGGCGATGTCGTTGCCTCTCAGGAAGTTTATCGTGAACCTGAAGAAGACCAAACAGGGGGAAACGTGTGAGGTCAGGGGGAAAAGAAACCGTGCAGGAGCCGTGAGGACAGGGCGCCGAGAGGAGCTCACATCTTTGCGTTGGGTTTCACGTGGCCCAGGATGGTCATCATCATCTTGTCGTACACGCCCCGGGCCAGGTTCAGGTTGTACGGCACGCTCTGAAGGGGCGAGACAGGAGGCAAGGGTTAGGCGGCGACATCAGAACGCATGCAAATGTTAGACTCTTGGGTTCTGACTCACGAGAGGTCCGGATGTGGGTGGGAGCCAGTACGTAGGTGTGATGGACGGGTGCTGTCCAGGCCACCCCGACTGGCCCGGGTTGTAAGACCAGCCGGGGTGGGCGGGCCAGCCGGGTACAGATGGATGGACGCTGGCAGCCGGCGCGACGGCAGGGACAGGAGTCGGGACCTGAGCTTGGATCGGAGCCGGGGGCGGCTGGAGAGGCTGGTACTGGGGGCCCGGCCAGCACGGCTGGCACGCCNNNNNNNNNNNNNNNNNNNNNNNNNNNNNNNNNNNNNNNNNNNNNNNNNNNNNNCGCAATATCGTGGCCGCACCTGTCTCCCCACCCACCCTCCCCGTTTCTGATCCGAGATTCTGGTCCCATGGAGGCGGCCGTGCTGAACCCCGCCGCCATGGCGGAGGTGGACTGCAACAGCAACACCCTGAACGCCGAGCTGGAGgtgaagaagctgcaggagctggTCCGGAAACTGGAGCGGCAGAACGAGCAGCTGCGGAGCCGGGCCGGGGCCCGTCTGAGCGGCCCGCACGTCCTGCCTCCACCCGGGGGCTACTGCCTCCCCAGTCCGCTGCCCACCTTGCTTTGTCAGTCGTCCTTGGGCTCGTTTTCTCCTCCGGAGGAGGAACCTTTCCACTATTTCCATCCTCACAGGACCGAGGAAGGAGCTGCGcgtgctgaggaggaggaggaggaggaggaggagggggaggagggggagagagaggagCGTCAGGAGCCAGGATGGAGAGACGGGGAAGAGAAAGAGTGGACAGGACAGAGGACACCAGCTGGCAGAGTCCAtatttgaacagaaacagaaaagtggagAAACTGACATTATTTCCATCCTTACCATAACAGGGAGGTGAGAACTCGACGCGGTACTTACATCCATGCTGCCTGCCAGGACAAGATTTAATTCTCtcagtttttgattttacaCAACAAAGTTCCTGAaacttgtgtctgtgtgcacacagagcattaaaaaaggagaaaaaatccaaaactaGAGACCAGAATAACccaagaaatgacaaaaaaatcgATTTCTCATGGATCAGGACAGAAATCCTCAGATTTATCTTCCCTCACAGTTTGTTAAACTACATCAAGTGTTTAAAGTAGCTTCACTGAAACTGTTACAACATGCTGCTTCCATTTTAATGACTccagattaaacaaaaatcactcAGAAGGACTAAACCAGTTCTTTACTTTAAGCACTTCAGCTGCATTTAATACTCATTAAGCTCTTACTGCTTCTGTTCAACTCGAGGTCCTGCACGCGTAGttttcaggatttaaaaacctctggCAACAATGGCTGCCAGCAGAGCAGGAAGTTACCTGTATTGTCTGCCGTTCCGTCCCCAGGTGCACTCAGGCTGCAGGCTCTGTTGCGGTTCAGGTACGGCCGTCCGACTGCAGCCGAGCCCCgatggaaaaaaaggcttttatagTCCTGACCGCCTCACACCACCAGGCCCCTCCTCGCCCTCGTCGCCCCCTCTCTGTCAGGCCCGTTGGGTCCGTTGGATGAGGTCTTCTGGCCTCGCCCGGGTCTGGTTTTTGTGCTGATGCGGCTCATCTCAAAGTTAAGCAGTCATGGGACGGAGAGTAACACAATTACTGAAGGCAGGAATGCCAGGACCTCATTCTGCTTCCCAGACGGTCACATAATTGTGAAATTGTGAAAAGGTCAGAAACGACGTCTTGTGTCACCTTCAGGcttcagttctcctctttgctgacaaacaaaaccaactttTTAACTTCTTCTGGTGCATAAAAACTAgaactctcctcctcctcttggtATTTCTAATATTTCTAAACAAAGGATGAAGCTCAGCCACATGAGGCTCAACTCGATTAGCCAATAAATCTCCACGGCAACAGCGTCACGGCAACAAGCAGCTGCTGCGGCTCTCTCTCCTCGACGCGCGATTAGATTACG from Kryptolebias marmoratus isolate JLee-2015 linkage group LG19, ASM164957v2, whole genome shotgun sequence carries:
- the LOC108231785 gene encoding galectin-5-like, encoding MAAGFSTAASMGPESRIRNGEACQPCWPGPQYQPLQPPPAPIQAQVPTPVPAVAPAASVHPSVPGWPAHPGWSYNPGQSGWPGQHPSITPTYWLPPTSGPLSVPYNLNLARGVYDKMMMTILGHVKPNAKMFTINFLRGNDIAFHINPRFSEGGKQVVVRNHKVGERWGPEERDLKGPFPFALGSPFEMKVLCTPEAFRVAVNNIPLFEFRHRIRELNQIDRINILNDVILTYINVETLP